ATGACCGTGGACGAGGCCGGAGTGCTTCAGTGGATCCCCTCGGAGGCGCAGGGTCCGGGGACGTTTCTGGTGCGTGCCGAGGTCAGGGATGACGGCGTGCCATCCCTTGCGGCCGTGCGGGAGTTCCAGATCGCCGTGCTGGAGGTCAACACGTCGCCCTTGCTGGAGGCGGTGCCGGATCTTGGTGTTTTGGAGCTGCGCCGGCTTGAGTATCGCCTGCTGGCCTCGGATGCGGATCTTCCTGAAAACCAGCTGGTGTTCGATCTGGTCACGGGGCCGCCAGGACTCGCGCTGAGTTCAGCGGGGCTGGTGAGCTGGACCCCCACGGAGGCCCAGGGACCTGGCGTGTATCCGGTGGAGGTGCGGGTGACGGACGACGGCGTTCCGCCCATGAGCGCCTCCCGCCAGTTCCTGGTGTCGGTGGCCGAGGAAAATCTGCCGCCGGTGTTCGAGCCCGTGCCGGATTCGACGATCCCGGAGCTGCAGTGGTACGAGCGGCTGCTGACGGCCACGGACCCCGATCTTCCCCGCAACGCCCTGGCCTATTCGCTGGTCACAGGACCTGACGGCATGTCGGTGACCCCGGAAGGAGCGATGGCCTGGCGTCCCTCCGAAGCGCAGGGCCCCGGCGTGTACCCGATCGAAGTGCGCGTCACGGATGATGGCATCCCGCCCCTCCACGCCACCAACCGGTTCACGCTGACGGTGGACGAGGTCAACGAGGCCCCCGCCATTGAGGAAGTGCCGCGCCAGACCATTCCCGAGATGGCGCCGTGGACGCTGGCGCTCACGATGCTGGATCCCGATCTGCCGGCGAATGTGCCGACGTTCACCCTCGAATCGGGGCCCGATGGGATGACCCTTTCTCCGTCGGGCCTGGTTTCGTGGAATCCCACGGAGGCCCAGGGCCCGTCCACCAACCGGGTGCGGGTACGCGTCACCGACAACGGCGTTCCTCCGTTGAGCGCCACGCTGGAGTGGTTCGTCGAAGTGCGCGAAGTCAACCGGCCGCCGGTGCTCGCCGCCGTGCCGGATCAATTCGTGGATGAACTCGACGAATGGGAATGGATGCTTTCGGCGACGGATCCGGATCTGCCCCGGAACCGGCTGCAGTACTCGCTGATCCGGGGTCCGGCAGGTCTGAGCGTGGGCGGCAATGGACGCGTCCGGTGGTCTCCCTCGGAAGAGCAGGGACCGGCAGTGGAATGGGTCGAAGTGCGGGTGACCGATGATGGCGTGCCCGCGCTGAGTGCCACCAACGGGTTCACGATCACCGTGCGGGAGGTCAATGCGGCGCCGGTGTTGCTGTCCCCGGGCCTTCAGTGGATTGACGAGCTGGGGCCATGGCGCCTGGCGTTGCTGGCCACCGACCGGGACTGGCCTCCCAACCGGCTGACCTTCGGGCTGGTGCGGGGCCCCGACGGTCTGACTGTGGCCCCGGACGGTGAGGTGCGCTGGGCGCCATCCGAACTGCAGGGGCCCTCCACCAATGAGGTGGTGGTGAAGGTGACGGATGACGGGCCGGTCGCCCTGAGCGCGACCAACCGGTTTGTGATCAGGGTCCGCGAGGTCAATGCGCCGCCGGTGATGGCCCCCCTCGCGGACCGCGATGTCTTTTTTGGCGAACGGGTGACGGTGCTGGTGCTCGCGGAGGATCCGGATGGACCCCTGCTCAACCGCCTGACCTTTGAGCTGGTGCCGCCGGAGGGCGGGGCGACGGTGGATCCCGACACCGGGGTCTTTCGCTGGGTTGCGGACCGGTATGGCTCACACCGGTTTACAATACGCGTTCGCGATGACGGCATTCCCTCCGCAAGCGACCAGCAGTCGTTCAACATCCGGGTCGCGGACCCGCGGCTGGATGTGAGGCTCCACGGGGGGCGCGTGGTCTTCGAGTTCGAGACCCGGCCCCAGTGGAATTATCAGTTGATGGGATTGACCTACCGTGCCGCCGGCGCGGGATCCACGACGTGGCGGCCCGTGCTCGAACGGCCGATTCGCGGAACCGGTTCCCGGGAGGCCGTGACCCTGCCGCCGGATGCCATCGAGGAGGGACAGTTGATCCGTCTGGAGATCACGCCGGCGAACCCCAACTGATCCCTGGGAATCGAAGAGGGCCGGGCCCGTCCGCGCGCCCGGGTTACTCCCAGCCGGCCACAGCGCCCCCCTTGAGGCGGAGGATTCGCCGGCAGCGGCGTGCGAGTTCCGGGTCATGGGTGACCAGAACGAGTGCCGTGCCCGCCTCGGCATTCAGCTGAAACACCATGCCGGCAATCCGGTACGCCGTCTCCCCGTCCAGGTTTCCAGTGGGTTCGTCGGCAAACAGAATCTGCGGTTCATTGATGAACGCACGGGCCACCGCCACGCGCTGTTGTTCGCCGCCGCTCAATTGCGCCGGGTAGTGATCCAGACGGTCTGCCAAACCCACCCGGTCGAGCAGTTCGATGGCGCGTTTGCGACCGGTCCGGGCCCCCCTGAGTTCCAGCGGAACCAGCACGTTCTCCGCTGCCGTCAGGGTCGGCAGGAGCTGAAAGTTCTGGAAAATGAACCCCACGTGGTCGTTTCGGACCCGGGCGCGGGCATCCTCATCCAGGGCGCCCAGATCGTGGCCCGCGAGGTGCACGGAGCCCGAAGTCGGCGTGTCCAGGCCGGCGCACAGACCCAGGAGTGTGGTCTTGCCGCTCCCGCTCGGCCCCACGACCGCCAGGGTGTCGCCGGCATCCAGTTGCAGATCCACATCTCTGAGAACCGCCAGTGTGTGGCTGGCGGTGACGTGGATCTTACCAAGCGCCCGGGTGGCCAGCAGTGGACCGGAGGCCATGGGGCCTGGGGTGCCTTCGCTCATTCCACGAGGGACGGCTCCGTTCCAAGTGTGCCCCGAAGGGACGCGAGGTGCTCCGGGCGCTTGACGCGCTCCAGCATGACCCGGGCGTGGCTGAGGCGATCCCGGAGTCCGAGCCGCTGGCATTCCGTGTCGTAGTTGGGTTTCTGGACGAACTTCTCAAGGTAGGCGGCGTGGCGCTGCCACATCCGGACGTCGGCCCGTTGGCGCGCGGCCAGCCTCGCGGCATACCAGTCGCTGGCCAGCAGGTGGTCGCGGGAGAACAGTTCGCGGATGGACGGATCGGAAATCGGACGTCCTTCAAAGTGGCCGTCGCGCATGCAATGCAGCAGGGCCCTCAGCGGCGGGCACGCGACGTCAATCGAACCGTCGTCGAAGTATTGGGCGGCGACGCGGCGGTGGGTGGCGACCACGTTGTCCACCGCGTCGGCGAACTCATCGGGATCCTGAAGCTCCGGACGGAGCATTTCGTCTGGCAGCACCGCGTGCGGATGATTGAAAATGCGCCCGAAGAAGCGGTTCACAAATTTCGGGGTGATCCGGTATCCGAGCCGGCTGGCGAGAACCGTGCGCGTGCCCGCCGTGAAGTCCTGAAGCGGCTCAAGCAGCCCTTCAGCCTTCATCCACTCGGGATCCCGCTCCGGCTCCTTCATCCGGCACCAGACCTCGGGGACCAGCAGCGAAATGTCGTGGTCCACCCGCGCCCTCGGGCCGAGGCAGCCGGCGCTGGTCAGGAAGCACGGGTAGCCGCTCACCACGTAGCCCACCAGCGCCGCATTCAGGTCGTAGACCGGGAGCAGGGCGTTGAACGGCCCCTTGGTCAGCGCTCCCTCGCTGCCCGCCCCGGTGGTGGACGGGGACTTGCCGGTCATCGAGGAGATGAACTCCATGAAGAGCTCCGGCAACTCCATGTAGTGGATCGGTCCATAGCAGGCGAGTGATCGGATCTTGTCCTCGGCGGGATTGTTCCGACGACCGGCAAGGATGGCCCGGACGGGGACATGCAGGGGGCGGTCCGGCGGCAGGCGCCGGGCCAGGCGCTGGGCCAGTTCCATCCGGCGCAGGCCACAGGGGTCTGCGAGGTCGGGGCGCCGCTGCAGATATCGGGGATTCTTCGACGGCTTGCCATCCACCACCCGCGGAAAAGCGGTGCAGACGAAGTAGCTCACGTCTTCGCGGGTCTCGACGGTCTCAATGAGCTGCTGCATCGGCCGCGTGAACTGGTGGAAGCCGATCGCCTCCTCCCGCAGTTCCCGGGCCCGTGACTTTGGGACCGGCTCGTAGTTGGAGTAAAAATTACCCCCCTCGGCGAACTCCAGTTCGGTCTGCTGATCGTAACCGCGCACGACGGCGTCGTCGGGCCGCTGGAACAGCCGGTTCTCGCAGTTGTGGACAAACTTCAGCGAGGTCATCGGCGGATTTTCGGGGGCATCGTCCCCGAGATGCTCTCTCGGGACGATCACCGAGGCGGTGATGTCGTCCTCGGCCTGAACCTTGGCCGCGGGATGAAAGTCCTTGCGCAGGCCAAAGGTGCGCCACGAACCGTCGGCATCATAGCCGACCCTGAGGAACTGGGTGGCGAGCTTCTTGCGACCGACCCGGAGCTCGTTGGACGGGGCACCGTTGATGATGTCCACAGCGAACTGCTCGCGCCATTCGGAGCCCCAGGACGGCTTCCAGAACCGCTTCACCACGAAAACCAGTTCCTTGATGTGCTGGGGAATCGCCGTCAGCCACGCGTTGTACGCGTCGTGGTATTCCTCCGGGCTTGGGGTGAGCAGCTTGATCACACTGCCGAGGGTCCGTTCCGGGGACAGGATGGTGCGGGTGTCCTGCCCGTTGCGTTCCGGCTCGCAGAACCGGCCGGAATAGTCGTGATTGAGCAGGGATTCCACGGCGTCGAAATCCGACTGGAAATTGGCGACAAACACCGGGCCATGAATGATCGCATCCGTGATGGGTTTGGAGATCTCGGATTTGCCGCCGCCGCTGACGGTACAGGGTTTGTGGCACAATGTGCCGTCGGGACGCGTCCCGATCAGGCGCCAGGCCCGGTTGCCCACCGGTTTTTCGAGGTGAATGGCGAAGCCGCTGGGCAGCAGGTAGTGATGGTCGAGCTTAAGCCGGATGGACTGCTCCCGGCCGCCGAGATCCCAGCGGATGGACTGGGCCTCGAGATCGAAGCGGGCATCCTCCCGCACGCAGACGATGTTGGGGTGCTGCCGGTCCACGGCGTAGCCCTGCGGATGAACCTCGAGCTCGGAGGCGAACAGTCGGATGACCTCCTCGAAGCGATGCGGATAGTCCTTCAGATGGGCGCGCCCGTCGTATTCGCCGGCCAGGTCGTACCGGGGAAACACCAGGGCCCCGCCTGCGTGTTCCTCCTCCACCAGCCCGAACAGGTTTGCCGCATAGCCGATCTGGGTCTTCACCTCCTTCTTGCAGTAGCCGAAGTAGTTGTCCCCGATCACGGTGACGACCACCCCGGAGGTGTCGCGGGCGCAGATTTTGAAGGCTTGCCCGTCGTTGTAACGTTCGTCCGGTTCCTTCCAGCACATTCCGTCCCGCCGCTGACGTTCGGTGGCCTCCCCGTACTCCGGCAGTCCCAGCTCCTTCTTGGTGATCTGGCCCACCAGGTGCGGCGCCAGGATCACGCAGCCCGTGTGGCCGGACCAGTGCTCGACGTCGAGCGCGGCGTCGTTCTCGGGGAGATTGGGGTCCCCGGCGTTCCCGAAGATCGTTTCGATGAAATCCAGATTGCTCACCAGCGTGCCCGGAACGAAGAAGCGCGTCTCCATGCTCAATTTTGGGAGGACTCCCGGCACCTCCGGGCAGACGACCGGTCGCAGGTGCAGCGACACCCAGCACTCGGCGGGCTCTTTCTGGGTGGCGGTGAAGGGAAGCCTCAGCAGTTCAGGAGGGGCTTCGAACGCCCGGCGCACCAAGGCGGCGAACACGGCCCTGGGGACCGCCTTCTTGTCGTCGGGAACTGGCAGGCCGCCCTCCGCGACGTGGAAGATCCCCGCGGTGGTCCGACGATCGGATTTCGGATTGTGCAGCACGCCGTTCGCCGTCCGGTAACTCGCGATGATGTCGCTTCGAAATTCATCCTGGTCGGGTGGCAGCGATGCCGTCCGCGCCAGTCCCGGCCGGTCGAGGAGCAGCGTTCGCGCTGGCAGCCGGGGAGGCACCACGATGTCGCCCAGGTAGTCATAGAGGAACGCCTGGATCCGGGCGTCCACGGGACACAGGTGGCTGGCCAGCAGGCGGTCCTTCTCGCGGCTCCTCGCGATGAAGGAGGCGACGATTGCGGCCGATTCGGGATCCACCGCGGCGGCGTGAAGCGGCAGGCCAAGTTCCGCGAGTTTCAGGTTGAGGTGGCGAATTTCGGCGGTGACGGAGAAGGCGCTGCTCATGGTGGGGTGGGCCGGCACTGGCATCGGCCATGCCGGGGCAAGAGAGAGCTATCCCGGGATGCCGTTGCGTGCAAGCCGGGGGACTCCTCAATTTGCCCGCGAGGGGACGCTGCCAGACGCGATCGGGCCCGTGCTCTTTGACGAAGGGCTTCGCGTTTCCCATGCTGGTGGCATGGGATTCGCATTCGGGCGGTCGTTGGCCTGCATGGGGTGGCCCGGAGGGCTCGCCTTCCTGGTGGCTTCGTGGGTTGCGGGCGCGGCACCGGCCGTGATCGAGGGGCGGGGACTGGCCAATGCGTCCGCCGCGGTGCGCATCGGGTCCCACCGCATTCTCGTGGGCAGTGATGAACACAACGCGCTCCTCCTGTACGACGTGCGCACCGGGGGGCGCCCGCTCAAATCGTTTCCCACAGGTCCCTGGCTCGATCTCGAGCCCGATGCACGGGAGGCGGATTTCGAAGGTGCGGCGCGGATCGGGGACACCCTGTATTGGATTGGCTCCCATTCGCGGAACCGGCAGGGAAAGGTCCGCTCTGAACGACAGCGGCTGCTGGCGCTTCGCGTCGCTGATGAGGATGGAGACGTGCGTCTCAGTCCGATGGGTCCGCCGTTGACCACCCTGCTGCAGAGCCTGTGCTCGACCCCCGGCCTGGCGGATTTCGGCCTTGGAGCGGCTGCGCGCCTGGAGCCGAAGGAGCCGGGTGGTCTCAACATCGAGGGACTCGCTGCCACACCGGAGGGAGGCCTGTACATCGGATTTCGCAGTCCAGTTCCGGACGGAAAGGCCCTGATGGCTCTGCTGATGAACCCGGCCGAGTTGATCGCCGGACGTCCGGCCCGTTGGGGGCCGCCGGCACGGCTCGATCTGGGCGGTCAGGGCATTCGGGATGCCGTGTGGTCCGGACGCCGCTACTACCTGCTCGGGGGCAGTCCGGGGGAGGGAGGGCGGACGCAGCTCTATCGCTGGGCAGGCCCGGGTGTCGCCCCCGAGGTGTTGAAGTCTCCGGGGCTCAAGAATCTCAACGCTGAAGGCATGGTGATCTTCGGCACACCGGCCAGGCCGCGCCTCCTGGTGCTCAGCGATGACGGGAACCGCCGGGTGAATGCCGGGAAGGAGGCCCAGGATCGGACGTTCCGAATGCTCTGGGTGGACTTGCCTCCTGAGAACGGACCTTGAACCCGGGAGGTCACCGCGGAAACCAGCGTCGAAAGCTTTCGAGGGTCATTCGCGCCGCCGTGTCGGCGTCCGGACGTGGAAATACCTCGGCAGACAGATAGCCGGAGTAGCCCAGGTCCAGGAGGGACCTCGCGATGGGCTCCATCGAGGTGTGACCGAACCCGACCGCCTGACGGTTGCTGTCGGCGAAGTGCACGTGGCCCAGCGTCGAGCCCGCCAGCCGTAGTGCCGCGGCCGGATCGGCTTCCTCGATGCTGGCGTGGAAGAGGTCCACAAGCAGCTTCACGTTGCGGGTCCGCAGGGTGGCGAGAAATTCGAGAGTGTCCGCCACGGTGTGAAAGAGATTCGTTTCGTAGCGGTTCAGAGGCTCGAAGAGCAGCGGGACATCGAGGGCGTGGGCGCGGGGACCCAACTGGTCCAGTTCCTCGCGCAACCAGGCCAGTGTCTGCTCCCGGGAGACCCCCTCCGTCACCCGGCCCTGCAGGGATCCGATGATGGCCGGAGCCCCGAAGCCTCCGGCAAAATCCACGATGGCTCCCGCGAAGTCACGGGCGCACATCCGGACATGCGGGTCCGGGTCGGTGAGGGACAGGCGGCGGCGGACCCATCCAGCTCCGGTGCCCATGGCGGCCAATTGGAGCTGGTGCACCCTCAGTTGGTCGCGCAAGGCGCGACCGTCAAGATCGTCCGCGTGTGAGGGGAAAACCTCCACCGCATCGAAGCCCTGTGCCGCCGCCCTGGCGAGGGAGTCCTTGAGAGGACCGTGGTGCACAAACGGCCCGGTGCGCGCCTCCGGAACCAGACATACGGTGACGGCAGAGCGGATCATCGGCATGGGATGCACCGGTCGTCGGTCCCCCGGAACCGGGGGATGGTGCGAGGTGCAGGGTTCGAACCTGCGACCCCTTGCGTGTGAAGCAAGTGCTCTACCACTGAGCTAACCTCGCGCGAGGTGCAGAGGAAATAGACAAGCGGCAACCGGGTGCCAATGAAAAGTTTGGGTGACGCCGGCTGGATTGCGCTCCGGCCCCGGTTCCGGGAATCCGGTCGGGGAGGGTCATCGTGATATTCCTGTGAACGTTTCTTGAGGAAGTGACGACGGCCCGGAAAGCTCCCGGAGTCGGCGCTCATGGATCCCCTGGTCATGACTCCCCAGCCCGGCACCCGCCTGGTCCGTCACGCCGGCGACGTGCTCACCGTCCTCCTCCGCGGAGTTCCGCCGGGGTTTGGCGCCCGGCTGCGGACAAATCTCGGCCGCGCGGAGCGGGTTCGTGACGAGATCGTGCGCGCCCACTTTGAGCGCGTGCCGCTTGCGGGCGCGTCATGGCGGGATGTGCCGATGCGTCCCGATGGCGACGGCCTTTGGCGGGTGGATTTCCCGCTGTCGGAAGTCGGCTTTTTCAAGGCGAAGGCCCATGCCGTCAATGGGGACGGCATTCCGCTCTGGCCGCCCGGAGCCGATGTGGCCGTCAGCGTCCACCCCGCCTGGACCCGTAGCGGAAACATCATCTACTGCGCGTTCCCAAGGATGTTTGGTCCCAACAAGACCAAGCGAACGTCGGAGGATCCTGAGCTGGAGGCGCGCCTGCGAACGCTCGATGACCGCGGCTATTCGGTCATTCCTCCCGGGGGGACCCTGCGCGGACTGATTCGCGAGCTCCCGCACATCGTGGACACGCTGGGCTGCCGCATCCTCCATCTGCTGCCGATCAATCCGGTGCCCACGACGCTCGCGCGGTTCGGTCGGTTTGGCTCCCCCTACGCGCTGCAGCATCTCACGGCCGTGGATCCCGCGCTGGTGGAATTCGACCGGCGGAGCACCGGTCTGGAGCAGTTCGGCGAGCTGGCCTACGCGGTGCATTCCCGGGGGGCACGTCTGATGCTGGACGTGGTCATCAATCACACCGGCTGGGGCAGCCAGCTCTGGGAGGAGCACCCGGAATGGTTTGTCCGGCGTCCGGACGGCGAATTCGTCTCTCCGGGGGCGTGGGATGTCACCTGGGAGGACCTGGTGGAACTCGATCAGCGGCATCCCCGACTGTGGGAGCATGTCGCGGAGGCATTTCTAACCTGGTGTCGCCGGGGGGTGGACGGTTTCCGGTGTGATGCGGGGTACATGATTCCGACACCGGTATGGCAGTACATCACGGCGCGGGTACGCACGGAGTTTCCCGACACGCTGTTCCTGCTGGAGGGCCTCGGAGGCTCGTGGGAGGCGACGGAAGCCCTCCTGGGCGAGGGCGGAATGCAATGGGCCTACAGCGAGCTGTTTCAGAACTACAGCGGGCTTGCGGTGGGTGGCTATCTGGACCACAGCCTGCGGGTGGCCGGCAGCATCGGAACGCTGATCCATTACAGTGAGACCCACGACAACACCCGCCTGGCTGCACACGAGCGGGGTGCTGTTCCCCCGGAGACTCCGAATCGGGCGTGGTCACTCCTCCGCAACCGACTGTCCGCGCTGACCAGCATTGGCGGCGGCTTCGGGTTCACCAACGGCGTGGAATGGGGGGCAACGGAGCGGATCAACGTACACGGCGCGCGTGGCCTTGCCTGGGGCAGCGAGCCCAACCTCGTCCCCGAGTTGCAGCGGTTGAGCCGCCTGCTGCAGAATCACCCGAGCTTTGTGGACGGCGCCCGGTTGACGCGCATCAGCCCCGACGGATCCCCGGTCTACGCACTGCGGCGCGACGCCGCCGAGGGGCTCGATTCCGTCCTGGTGCTGGTGAATCTTGAGCCCACGCGAAGCGAGTCCATCAAGCTCTCACCTGACGTCTGGGGCGCCTTTGGCGGCGGGCGCAATGACCTGCTGGCGGCCGTCGCCGGTGCCCCGGCGGCCATCGAGCAACATGCGGGGCATGGGTGGGTGGAATTGGTCCTCGAGCCCGGGGCCGTCCATTGTCTCGCGTCCTCCTCCCGTCCCGTCGGCCTCTCCGGGGAAGCCTATCGCCGGGCCCGTGCCCAGGCCGACTGGGCGGTCACAGCCTTCGGGCGGATCGCCGGGGCGGAAGGGGAGGCATTGCCTGTGGAATGGACACCCTGGCAGCATGCCGCCGCCGCCGTGGAGGCGGATCCGGAGGCGGTGCTGGCAAAGGCATCGGGCATTCAGGAGGGCTATCGCCCGGTCATTCGCTGGAACTTCGAGGATTGCCGCCGGGTCACTCCCGTGCCTCCGGACCACTGGCTCCTTGTTCACGACCCGTTCCCGTTCCGGGCGCGCCTGAGCGGCAACGGGATCCGGCTTCAGCAGGTGGAGTCCGTGCCGTCCGGGACGGGATACATCGCCAGTTTCCCCCCGCGCAACCCGTCCGCCTCATCGGAGGCCACCGTGGATCTGGAGCGTTACGACGGCCCGCTCAGACGGGTGTCCGGACCGCTGCGGTACCTTGCGGCGAAACCGGTGTTTCAACCCTCGGGGCCTTCGCAATGCGCCGACGATCTGGTGCTGCTGACCAATGGGCGCGGAGGCATGGCCCGCCTGCGCCTCGACCTGGGCGCCATCCGGTCCAAGTACGACTGCCTGCTGGGGGCCAACCTGCATCCGCACGTGCCGGTGGACCGGCACGTTTTCGTCAAGCGGTTGCGGGTCTGGGCAAATGCCGACGGATTTATCACGCCGCTCAATCGGGAGAACCTCATCGCGTTCGAGCCCGGGCCGCCGGCCCATTGGCGGTTTGCCGCCAATGCGGGGGACGGCCGCGCGGTGGAGGTGCATCTGCTTGCGGACCTCCTCGAAGATCGAAACACGTTCCTTCTCCGATTTGTCCGTCTGGAAACCCCGCACGCGGTCCACCGCGCATGGCAACCGCTGCCCGGCGGGGCGCGCGTCGCGCTCATCGTCCGCCTGGATGTCGAGG
This genomic stretch from Verrucomicrobiia bacterium harbors:
- a CDS encoding ABC transporter ATP-binding protein is translated as MASGPLLATRALGKIHVTASHTLAVLRDVDLQLDAGDTLAVVGPSGSGKTTLLGLCAGLDTPTSGSVHLAGHDLGALDEDARARVRNDHVGFIFQNFQLLPTLTAAENVLVPLELRGARTGRKRAIELLDRVGLADRLDHYPAQLSGGEQQRVAVARAFINEPQILFADEPTGNLDGETAYRIAGMVFQLNAEAGTALVLVTHDPELARRCRRILRLKGGAVAGWE
- a CDS encoding DUF3616 domain-containing protein, which translates into the protein MGFAFGRSLACMGWPGGLAFLVASWVAGAAPAVIEGRGLANASAAVRIGSHRILVGSDEHNALLLYDVRTGGRPLKSFPTGPWLDLEPDAREADFEGAARIGDTLYWIGSHSRNRQGKVRSERQRLLALRVADEDGDVRLSPMGPPLTTLLQSLCSTPGLADFGLGAAARLEPKEPGGLNIEGLAATPEGGLYIGFRSPVPDGKALMALLMNPAELIAGRPARWGPPARLDLGGQGIRDAVWSGRRYYLLGGSPGEGGRTQLYRWAGPGVAPEVLKSPGLKNLNAEGMVIFGTPARPRLLVLSDDGNRRVNAGKEAQDRTFRMLWVDLPPENGP
- a CDS encoding sugar phosphate isomerase/epimerase; the encoded protein is MIRSAVTVCLVPEARTGPFVHHGPLKDSLARAAAQGFDAVEVFPSHADDLDGRALRDQLRVHQLQLAAMGTGAGWVRRRLSLTDPDPHVRMCARDFAGAIVDFAGGFGAPAIIGSLQGRVTEGVSREQTLAWLREELDQLGPRAHALDVPLLFEPLNRYETNLFHTVADTLEFLATLRTRNVKLLVDLFHASIEEADPAAALRLAGSTLGHVHFADSNRQAVGFGHTSMEPIARSLLDLGYSGYLSAEVFPRPDADTAARMTLESFRRWFPR
- a CDS encoding glycogen debranching enzyme N-terminal domain-containing protein, whose protein sequence is MDPLVMTPQPGTRLVRHAGDVLTVLLRGVPPGFGARLRTNLGRAERVRDEIVRAHFERVPLAGASWRDVPMRPDGDGLWRVDFPLSEVGFFKAKAHAVNGDGIPLWPPGADVAVSVHPAWTRSGNIIYCAFPRMFGPNKTKRTSEDPELEARLRTLDDRGYSVIPPGGTLRGLIRELPHIVDTLGCRILHLLPINPVPTTLARFGRFGSPYALQHLTAVDPALVEFDRRSTGLEQFGELAYAVHSRGARLMLDVVINHTGWGSQLWEEHPEWFVRRPDGEFVSPGAWDVTWEDLVELDQRHPRLWEHVAEAFLTWCRRGVDGFRCDAGYMIPTPVWQYITARVRTEFPDTLFLLEGLGGSWEATEALLGEGGMQWAYSELFQNYSGLAVGGYLDHSLRVAGSIGTLIHYSETHDNTRLAAHERGAVPPETPNRAWSLLRNRLSALTSIGGGFGFTNGVEWGATERINVHGARGLAWGSEPNLVPELQRLSRLLQNHPSFVDGARLTRISPDGSPVYALRRDAAEGLDSVLVLVNLEPTRSESIKLSPDVWGAFGGGRNDLLAAVAGAPAAIEQHAGHGWVELVLEPGAVHCLASSSRPVGLSGEAYRRARAQADWAVTAFGRIAGAEGEALPVEWTPWQHAAAAVEADPEAVLAKASGIQEGYRPVIRWNFEDCRRVTPVPPDHWLLVHDPFPFRARLSGNGIRLQQVESVPSGTGYIASFPPRNPSASSEATVDLERYDGPLRRVSGPLRYLAAKPVFQPSGPSQCADDLVLLTNGRGGMARLRLDLGAIRSKYDCLLGANLHPHVPVDRHVFVKRLRVWANADGFITPLNRENLIAFEPGPPAHWRFAANAGDGRAVEVHLLADLLEDRNTFLLRFVRLETPHAVHRAWQPLPGGARVALIVRLDVEDRSFHAETRRNNGADHYFATAIQPVGPAATAGMSDGVYDGFEFRAAPDRRLLVRATGGRFFPGPEWSVNIPHPVEAGRGQEGAGDAYSPGWFELVLPSGGEATLEGTADPAPPDPDLVASAFGRRLAAIKETLDRAEVPMTDAFARQLVLASSAFVVRRDDTRSVIAGYPWFLDWGRDSLIAARGLLAAGQRETVRELLVTFGRFEESGTLPNSIHGLDASNRETSDAPLWYGMVAGDLASMEPGPGSDPAASSPVYSMAVDSSGRTVASVLRSIACGYLAGTPNGICVDADSGLVWSPAHFTWMDTNYPAGTPREGYPVELQALWIRLLRQLEALKAAPWEGRGETWGDLARRVEDRFHQCFWLEEPGWFADVLLGGRDVPARSATPSNALRSNAVLPVALGLDRHPEFHARSRRLLAAVARYLVVPGALRSLAPLPVSPPWPVYGNHGELLNDPNRPYWSRYEGDEDTRRKPAYHNGTAWVWTFPAFCEALVRAYPGDRRAWEAARAYLGSTDQLLAGGCLGHLPEIVDGDAPHEPRGCDAQAWSVTEVLRVWRLLASSSPPFPV